One genomic window of Glycine soja cultivar W05 chromosome 9, ASM419377v2, whole genome shotgun sequence includes the following:
- the LOC114368210 gene encoding pentatricopeptide repeat-containing protein At4g02750-like, translating into MGLNLDQFSENVFVDIYWLIAGCVLHNRNDLALMLLDEMKGSGTHPNMFTLSSALKACATMGFKELGRQLHSSLIKMDADSDLFAAVGVVHIFLLNVCGNLFAYADRAFSEIPNRGIVSWSAMIGGYAQHGHGKEALQLFNQMLRDGVTQPYYFGKLNEAVELVNSIPFEADGSVWGALLGAARIHKNIELGQKAAEMLFDLEPEKSGTHVLLANIYASAGIWENVAKVRKLMKDNKVKKEPGMSWNEIKD; encoded by the exons ATGGGGCTTAATTTGGATCAGTTTTCTGAGAATGTATTCGTTGACAT TTATTGGCTTATTGCTGGTTGTGTTCTTCACAATCGTAATGATTTAGCTTTGATGCTGTTGGATGAGATGAAAGGCTCAGGAACTCATCCGAATATGTTTACGCTATCAAGTGCTTTAAAGGCCTGTGCTACTATGGGGTTCAAGGAGTTGGGTAGACAGTTACATTCTAGTTTGATAAAGATGGATGCTGACTCAGATTTGTTTGCTGCTGTTGGAGTTGTACATAT TTTTCTTTTAAATGTTTGTGGAAATTTATTTGCATATGCTGATCGTGCCTTTTCTGAGATACCTAATAGAGGAATAGTctcatggtctgcaatgattgGAGGATATGCTCAGCATGGCCATGGTAAAGAGGCTCTTCAATTGTTCAATCAAATGCTTAGAGATGGTGTCACCCAACCATATTACTTTG GGAAATTAAATGAAGCAGTGGAGCTTGTAAACTCCATTCCATTTGAGGCTGATGGCTCAGTTTGGGGGGCACTTCTTGGAGCTGCAAGAATCCATAAAAATATAGAACTCGGTCAGAAAGCTGCAGAGATGCTTTTTGATCTTGAGCCAGAGAAATCTGGTACGCATGTTCTCCTTGCAAACATCTATGCCTCTGCAGGGATATGGGAAAATGTTGCTAAGGTTAGAAAGCTTATGAAAGACAACAAGGTGAAGAAGGAGCCTGGAATGAGTTGGAACGAGATCAAAGACTAG